In the genome of Nyctibius grandis isolate bNycGra1 chromosome 18, bNycGra1.pri, whole genome shotgun sequence, one region contains:
- the MLXIPL gene encoding carbohydrate-responsive element-binding protein isoform X1 yields the protein MAGAPVGLPGPFPEPPVGPCSDSDSDSEDAAVGGAGPGTGAQNPSQVIHSGHFMVSSPHSDSLPRRRHHHCAEPRPADPRSIDPTLTRLFECMSLEYSGKLVSPKWKNFKGLRLLCRDKIRLNNAIWRAWYIQYVERRKNPVCGFITPLEGSEADEHRKPEAVVLEGNYWKRRIEVVMREYHKWRIYYKKRLRKSTREGEISSPKRDEDVWRPTEKWCNQLFCNVVPMLLGDEEEEPGGRQHFDLDTFLSDISDTLFTMTQMPSAHQELPEDAYVGNADMIQPDLAPLQPSLDDMEISDICTSQRPLPSQTQPGYQELPCFVPMAEPLFGGGGSLMGARGLPSSPEAPLPPGTLLQVSGTPAHGPRLLVSQPPPLTLPCLPQPGSASQLSLHGTFLAPELPLAPLRPEPPTTAPSGLSPQLQHKPLLQYGLPGKCLSLELPGPPYAPPVPSPQVPLLGPDPLFSPASAPRSKFPYTSSPSPSLLAHPISPLSAPCFAPHAPALGYAAGIVSPGYPGPDAPQLLPPALLGDPRFAPAKGLPQGGGGRLKVKPGGTKAKRLPGPPVSPHLAVPDPCLSQLLSAAKKELALDAPHPMGAGLTPASPVSPQHSAVPDVPATFLSRMAQLSPGLAPGSSPSQGVPVAGTQPGPLVVPKAERLSPMSACGSDWPKPGQASPGPTAALGTGISLHHSASRRGRPEASKMESRRITHISAEQKRRFNIKLGFDTLRSLVSTLSAQPSIKVSKATTLQKTAEYIGKLQQERAALQDEAQRLREQIEELNSSINLCQEQLPATGVPITRQRFDQMRGMFDEYVRSSTLQNWKFWIFSIIIQPLFESFNGMVSTASMETLTQTSLAWLDQHCSLPALRPTVLSSLRQLSISTSILSDPACVPEQATRAVAGMDRGGGSS from the exons ATGGCTGGAGCTCCGGTGGGGCTCCCAGGACCCTTCCCGGAGCCCCCAGTTGGGCCATGCTCCGACTCTGACTCGGACTCCGAAGATGCGGCCGTGGGTGGCGCAGGACCAGGCACCGGAGCACAGAACCCCTCCCAGGTCATCCACAGTGGCCACTTCATGGTGTCGTCCCCGCACAGTGACTCGCTGCCCCGCCGGCGCCACCACCACTGCGCCGAGCCCCGACCGGCTGATCCCAGGAGCATCGACCCGACCCTCACCCGGCTCTTCGAGTGCATGAGCCTGGAGTACAG TGGGAAGCTGGTGTCTCCAAAGTGGAAGAATTTCAAGGGGCTGCGGCTGCTTTGCCGGGATAAAATTCGTCTCAACAACGCTATCTGGAGAGCGTGGTACATCCAGT ATGTGGAGCGAAGGAAGAACCCTGTGTGCGGCTTCATCACCCCGCTGGAGGGGTCGGAGGCTGATGAGCACCGAAAACCAGAG GCTGTCGTGCTGGAGGGCAACTACTGGAAACGCCGCATCGAGGTGGTGATGAGGGAGTACCACAAGTGGAGGATCTACTACAAGAAGCGG CTCCGAAAGTCCACCCGGGAGGGAGAGATCTCCAGCCCAAAGCGG GACGAGGATGTCTGGAGGCCAACGGAGAAATGGTGCAACCAGCTCTTCTGCAACGTGGTGCCCATGCTGCTTGGcgatgaggaagaggagccGGGGGGTAGGCAGCACTTCGACTTGGACACCTTCCTCTCAGACATCTCTGACACCCTCTTCACCATGACACAGATGCCCAGTGCCCACCAGGAGCTCCCTGAGGATG CGTATGTTGGGAACGCTGACATGATACAGCCGGACTTGGCAccgctgcagcccagcctggaTGATATGGAGATCTCGG ATATATGCACCAGCCAGCGGCCACTGCCATCACAGACACAACCGGGCTACCAGGAGCTGCCCTGCTTCGTGCCCATGGCCGAGCCCCTGTTCGGTGGTGGGGGGTCCCTGATGGGTGCGCGGGggctccccagcagccctgaggccccgctcccccctgGCACCCTCCTCCAGGTGAGTGGGACCCCGGCCCATGGCCCACGGCTGCTGGTGTCCCAGCCACCCCCCCTGACCCTCCCGTGTCTCCCGCAGCCTGGCAGTGCCTCCCAGCTCAGCCTCCATGGCACCTTCCTGGCCCCTGAGCTCCCCCTGGCACCCCTGCGCCCCGAGccccccaccacagcccccaGTGGCCTCAGCCCCCAGCTTCAACACAAGCCCCTGCTGCAGTACGGCCTCCCCGGCAAGTGCCTCAGCCTGGAGCTGCCGGGACCCCCCTATGCCCCCCCCGTCCCATCCCCACAGGTGCCGCTGCTGGGCCCAGACCCCCTGTTCTCCCCCGCCTCAGCCCCCCGCTCCAAGTTCCCCTACACCAGCTCACCCAGCCCCTCGCTCCTCGCTCACCCCATCTCCCCCCTCTCGGCGCCCTGCTTTGCCCCCCACGCCCCGGCACTGGGCTACGCCGCAGGCATAGTGTCCCCGGGGTACCCCGGCCCCGAtgccccccagctcctgccccctgccctgctgggcGACCCCAGGTTCGCCCCTGCCAAGGGGCTGCCCcagggcgggggcgggcggctgAAGGTGAAGCCCGGTGGCACCAAGGCGAAAAGGCTGCCAGGACCCCCCGTGTCACCCCACCTGGCAGTGCCCGACCCCTGCCTGAGCCAGCTGCTGAGCGCAG CCAAGAAGGAGCTGGCCCTGGATGCCCCACACCCGATGGGCGCAGGACTCACCCCCGCGTCCCCCGTCTCCCCG cagcacagcgCTGTCCCTGATGTCCCGGCCACCTTCCTCTCCAGAATGGCCCAGCTGAGCCCAGGGCTGGCTCCTGgctccagcccttcccagggAGTGCCGGTGGCGGGCACCCAGCCGGGCCCACTGGTGGTCCCCAAGGCAGAGCGGCTGTCCCCTATGTCGGCCTGTG GCAGCGACTGGCCCAAGCCCGGCCAGGCTTCCCCAGGACCCACTGCGGCGCTGGGCACTGGCATCTCCCTGCACCACTCTGCGTCCCGTCGGGGCAGGCCTGAGGCCAGCAAG ATGGAGAGCCGCCGCATCACCCACATCTCCGCCGAGCAGAAGAGACGCTTCAACATCAAGCTGGGCTTCGACACGCTGCGCAGCCTGGTGAGCACGCTGAGCGCCCAGCCCAGCATCAAG GTCAGCAAGGCCACCACCTTGCAGAAGACAGCCGAGTACATCGgcaagctgcagcaggagcgggcagctctgcaggacgAGGCGCAGCGGCTGCGGGAGCAGATCGAGGAGCTCAACAGCTCCATCAA CctgtgccaggagcagctgccGGCCACAGGGGTGCCCATCACACGCCAGCGCTTCGACCAGATGCGCGGCATGTTCGACGAGTACGTCCGCTCCTCCACGCTGCAGAACTGGAAGTTCTGGATC TTCAGTATCATCATCCAGCCCCTCTTTGAGTCTTTCAACGGCATGGTCTCCACAGCCAGCATGGAGACCCTCACCCAGACATCTCTCGCCTGGCTGGACCAGCACTGCTCCCTCCCAGCGCTTCGGCCGA CCGTCCTGAGCTCCCTCCGGCAGCTGAGCATTTCCACCTCCATCCTGAGCGACCCGGCCTGCGTCCCCGAGCAGGCGACGCGGGCGGTGGCGGGGATGGaccgcggcggcggctcctcctAA
- the MLXIPL gene encoding carbohydrate-responsive element-binding protein isoform X2, whose translation MAGAPVGLPGPFPEPPVGPCSDSDSDSEDAAVGGAGPGTGAQNPSQVIHSGHFMVSSPHSDSLPRRRHHHCAEPRPADPRSIDPTLTRLFECMSLEYSGKLVSPKWKNFKGLRLLCRDKIRLNNAIWRAWYIQYVERRKNPVCGFITPLEGSEADEHRKPEAVVLEGNYWKRRIEVVMREYHKWRIYYKKRLRKSTREGEISSPKRDEDVWRPTEKWCNQLFCNVVPMLLGDEEEEPGGRQHFDLDTFLSDISDTLFTMTQMPSAHQELPEDAYVGNADMIQPDLAPLQPSLDDMEISDICTSQRPLPSQTQPGYQELPCFVPMAEPLFGGGGSLMGARGLPSSPEAPLPPGTLLQVSGTPAHGPRLLVSQPPPLTLPCLPQPGSASQLSLHGTFLAPELPLAPLRPEPPTTAPSGLSPQLQHKPLLQYGLPGKCLSLELPGPPYAPPVPSPQVPLLGPDPLFSPASAPRSKFPYTSSPSPSLLAHPISPLSAPCFAPHAPALGYAAGIVSPGYPGPDAPQLLPPALLGDPRFAPAKGLPQGGGGRLKVKPGGTKAKRLPGPPVSPHLAVPDPCLSQLLSAAKKELALDAPHPMGAGLTPASPVSPHSAVPDVPATFLSRMAQLSPGLAPGSSPSQGVPVAGTQPGPLVVPKAERLSPMSACGSDWPKPGQASPGPTAALGTGISLHHSASRRGRPEASKMESRRITHISAEQKRRFNIKLGFDTLRSLVSTLSAQPSIKVSKATTLQKTAEYIGKLQQERAALQDEAQRLREQIEELNSSINLCQEQLPATGVPITRQRFDQMRGMFDEYVRSSTLQNWKFWIFSIIIQPLFESFNGMVSTASMETLTQTSLAWLDQHCSLPALRPTVLSSLRQLSISTSILSDPACVPEQATRAVAGMDRGGGSS comes from the exons ATGGCTGGAGCTCCGGTGGGGCTCCCAGGACCCTTCCCGGAGCCCCCAGTTGGGCCATGCTCCGACTCTGACTCGGACTCCGAAGATGCGGCCGTGGGTGGCGCAGGACCAGGCACCGGAGCACAGAACCCCTCCCAGGTCATCCACAGTGGCCACTTCATGGTGTCGTCCCCGCACAGTGACTCGCTGCCCCGCCGGCGCCACCACCACTGCGCCGAGCCCCGACCGGCTGATCCCAGGAGCATCGACCCGACCCTCACCCGGCTCTTCGAGTGCATGAGCCTGGAGTACAG TGGGAAGCTGGTGTCTCCAAAGTGGAAGAATTTCAAGGGGCTGCGGCTGCTTTGCCGGGATAAAATTCGTCTCAACAACGCTATCTGGAGAGCGTGGTACATCCAGT ATGTGGAGCGAAGGAAGAACCCTGTGTGCGGCTTCATCACCCCGCTGGAGGGGTCGGAGGCTGATGAGCACCGAAAACCAGAG GCTGTCGTGCTGGAGGGCAACTACTGGAAACGCCGCATCGAGGTGGTGATGAGGGAGTACCACAAGTGGAGGATCTACTACAAGAAGCGG CTCCGAAAGTCCACCCGGGAGGGAGAGATCTCCAGCCCAAAGCGG GACGAGGATGTCTGGAGGCCAACGGAGAAATGGTGCAACCAGCTCTTCTGCAACGTGGTGCCCATGCTGCTTGGcgatgaggaagaggagccGGGGGGTAGGCAGCACTTCGACTTGGACACCTTCCTCTCAGACATCTCTGACACCCTCTTCACCATGACACAGATGCCCAGTGCCCACCAGGAGCTCCCTGAGGATG CGTATGTTGGGAACGCTGACATGATACAGCCGGACTTGGCAccgctgcagcccagcctggaTGATATGGAGATCTCGG ATATATGCACCAGCCAGCGGCCACTGCCATCACAGACACAACCGGGCTACCAGGAGCTGCCCTGCTTCGTGCCCATGGCCGAGCCCCTGTTCGGTGGTGGGGGGTCCCTGATGGGTGCGCGGGggctccccagcagccctgaggccccgctcccccctgGCACCCTCCTCCAGGTGAGTGGGACCCCGGCCCATGGCCCACGGCTGCTGGTGTCCCAGCCACCCCCCCTGACCCTCCCGTGTCTCCCGCAGCCTGGCAGTGCCTCCCAGCTCAGCCTCCATGGCACCTTCCTGGCCCCTGAGCTCCCCCTGGCACCCCTGCGCCCCGAGccccccaccacagcccccaGTGGCCTCAGCCCCCAGCTTCAACACAAGCCCCTGCTGCAGTACGGCCTCCCCGGCAAGTGCCTCAGCCTGGAGCTGCCGGGACCCCCCTATGCCCCCCCCGTCCCATCCCCACAGGTGCCGCTGCTGGGCCCAGACCCCCTGTTCTCCCCCGCCTCAGCCCCCCGCTCCAAGTTCCCCTACACCAGCTCACCCAGCCCCTCGCTCCTCGCTCACCCCATCTCCCCCCTCTCGGCGCCCTGCTTTGCCCCCCACGCCCCGGCACTGGGCTACGCCGCAGGCATAGTGTCCCCGGGGTACCCCGGCCCCGAtgccccccagctcctgccccctgccctgctgggcGACCCCAGGTTCGCCCCTGCCAAGGGGCTGCCCcagggcgggggcgggcggctgAAGGTGAAGCCCGGTGGCACCAAGGCGAAAAGGCTGCCAGGACCCCCCGTGTCACCCCACCTGGCAGTGCCCGACCCCTGCCTGAGCCAGCTGCTGAGCGCAG CCAAGAAGGAGCTGGCCCTGGATGCCCCACACCCGATGGGCGCAGGACTCACCCCCGCGTCCCCCGTCTCCCCG cacagcgCTGTCCCTGATGTCCCGGCCACCTTCCTCTCCAGAATGGCCCAGCTGAGCCCAGGGCTGGCTCCTGgctccagcccttcccagggAGTGCCGGTGGCGGGCACCCAGCCGGGCCCACTGGTGGTCCCCAAGGCAGAGCGGCTGTCCCCTATGTCGGCCTGTG GCAGCGACTGGCCCAAGCCCGGCCAGGCTTCCCCAGGACCCACTGCGGCGCTGGGCACTGGCATCTCCCTGCACCACTCTGCGTCCCGTCGGGGCAGGCCTGAGGCCAGCAAG ATGGAGAGCCGCCGCATCACCCACATCTCCGCCGAGCAGAAGAGACGCTTCAACATCAAGCTGGGCTTCGACACGCTGCGCAGCCTGGTGAGCACGCTGAGCGCCCAGCCCAGCATCAAG GTCAGCAAGGCCACCACCTTGCAGAAGACAGCCGAGTACATCGgcaagctgcagcaggagcgggcagctctgcaggacgAGGCGCAGCGGCTGCGGGAGCAGATCGAGGAGCTCAACAGCTCCATCAA CctgtgccaggagcagctgccGGCCACAGGGGTGCCCATCACACGCCAGCGCTTCGACCAGATGCGCGGCATGTTCGACGAGTACGTCCGCTCCTCCACGCTGCAGAACTGGAAGTTCTGGATC TTCAGTATCATCATCCAGCCCCTCTTTGAGTCTTTCAACGGCATGGTCTCCACAGCCAGCATGGAGACCCTCACCCAGACATCTCTCGCCTGGCTGGACCAGCACTGCTCCCTCCCAGCGCTTCGGCCGA CCGTCCTGAGCTCCCTCCGGCAGCTGAGCATTTCCACCTCCATCCTGAGCGACCCGGCCTGCGTCCCCGAGCAGGCGACGCGGGCGGTGGCGGGGATGGaccgcggcggcggctcctcctAA
- the MLXIPL gene encoding carbohydrate-responsive element-binding protein isoform X4: protein MAGAPVGLPGPFPEPPVGPCSDSDSDSEDAAVGGAGPGTGAQNPSQVIHSGHFMVSSPHSDSLPRRRHHHCAEPRPADPRSIDPTLTRLFECMSLEYSGKLVSPKWKNFKGLRLLCRDKIRLNNAIWRAWYIQYVERRKNPVCGFITPLEGSEADEHRKPEAVVLEGNYWKRRIEVVMREYHKWRIYYKKRLRKSTREGEISSPKRDEDVWRPTEKWCNQLFCNVVPMLLGDEEEEPGGRQHFDLDTFLSDISDTLFTMTQMPSAHQELPEDAYVGNADMIQPDLAPLQPSLDDMEISDICTSQRPLPSQTQPGYQELPCFVPMAEPLFGGGGSLMGARGLPSSPEAPLPPGTLLQPGSASQLSLHGTFLAPELPLAPLRPEPPTTAPSGLSPQLQHKPLLQYGLPGKCLSLELPGPPYAPPVPSPQVPLLGPDPLFSPASAPRSKFPYTSSPSPSLLAHPISPLSAPCFAPHAPALGYAAGIVSPGYPGPDAPQLLPPALLGDPRFAPAKGLPQGGGGRLKVKPGGTKAKRLPGPPVSPHLAVPDPCLSQLLSAAKKELALDAPHPMGAGLTPASPVSPQHSAVPDVPATFLSRMAQLSPGLAPGSSPSQGVPVAGTQPGPLVVPKAERLSPMSACGSDWPKPGQASPGPTAALGTGISLHHSASRRGRPEASKMESRRITHISAEQKRRFNIKLGFDTLRSLVSTLSAQPSIKVSKATTLQKTAEYIGKLQQERAALQDEAQRLREQIEELNSSINLCQEQLPATGVPITRQRFDQMRGMFDEYVRSSTLQNWKFWIFSIIIQPLFESFNGMVSTASMETLTQTSLAWLDQHCSLPALRPTVLSSLRQLSISTSILSDPACVPEQATRAVAGMDRGGGSS, encoded by the exons ATGGCTGGAGCTCCGGTGGGGCTCCCAGGACCCTTCCCGGAGCCCCCAGTTGGGCCATGCTCCGACTCTGACTCGGACTCCGAAGATGCGGCCGTGGGTGGCGCAGGACCAGGCACCGGAGCACAGAACCCCTCCCAGGTCATCCACAGTGGCCACTTCATGGTGTCGTCCCCGCACAGTGACTCGCTGCCCCGCCGGCGCCACCACCACTGCGCCGAGCCCCGACCGGCTGATCCCAGGAGCATCGACCCGACCCTCACCCGGCTCTTCGAGTGCATGAGCCTGGAGTACAG TGGGAAGCTGGTGTCTCCAAAGTGGAAGAATTTCAAGGGGCTGCGGCTGCTTTGCCGGGATAAAATTCGTCTCAACAACGCTATCTGGAGAGCGTGGTACATCCAGT ATGTGGAGCGAAGGAAGAACCCTGTGTGCGGCTTCATCACCCCGCTGGAGGGGTCGGAGGCTGATGAGCACCGAAAACCAGAG GCTGTCGTGCTGGAGGGCAACTACTGGAAACGCCGCATCGAGGTGGTGATGAGGGAGTACCACAAGTGGAGGATCTACTACAAGAAGCGG CTCCGAAAGTCCACCCGGGAGGGAGAGATCTCCAGCCCAAAGCGG GACGAGGATGTCTGGAGGCCAACGGAGAAATGGTGCAACCAGCTCTTCTGCAACGTGGTGCCCATGCTGCTTGGcgatgaggaagaggagccGGGGGGTAGGCAGCACTTCGACTTGGACACCTTCCTCTCAGACATCTCTGACACCCTCTTCACCATGACACAGATGCCCAGTGCCCACCAGGAGCTCCCTGAGGATG CGTATGTTGGGAACGCTGACATGATACAGCCGGACTTGGCAccgctgcagcccagcctggaTGATATGGAGATCTCGG ATATATGCACCAGCCAGCGGCCACTGCCATCACAGACACAACCGGGCTACCAGGAGCTGCCCTGCTTCGTGCCCATGGCCGAGCCCCTGTTCGGTGGTGGGGGGTCCCTGATGGGTGCGCGGGggctccccagcagccctgaggccccgctcccccctgGCACCCTCCTCCAG CCTGGCAGTGCCTCCCAGCTCAGCCTCCATGGCACCTTCCTGGCCCCTGAGCTCCCCCTGGCACCCCTGCGCCCCGAGccccccaccacagcccccaGTGGCCTCAGCCCCCAGCTTCAACACAAGCCCCTGCTGCAGTACGGCCTCCCCGGCAAGTGCCTCAGCCTGGAGCTGCCGGGACCCCCCTATGCCCCCCCCGTCCCATCCCCACAGGTGCCGCTGCTGGGCCCAGACCCCCTGTTCTCCCCCGCCTCAGCCCCCCGCTCCAAGTTCCCCTACACCAGCTCACCCAGCCCCTCGCTCCTCGCTCACCCCATCTCCCCCCTCTCGGCGCCCTGCTTTGCCCCCCACGCCCCGGCACTGGGCTACGCCGCAGGCATAGTGTCCCCGGGGTACCCCGGCCCCGAtgccccccagctcctgccccctgccctgctgggcGACCCCAGGTTCGCCCCTGCCAAGGGGCTGCCCcagggcgggggcgggcggctgAAGGTGAAGCCCGGTGGCACCAAGGCGAAAAGGCTGCCAGGACCCCCCGTGTCACCCCACCTGGCAGTGCCCGACCCCTGCCTGAGCCAGCTGCTGAGCGCAG CCAAGAAGGAGCTGGCCCTGGATGCCCCACACCCGATGGGCGCAGGACTCACCCCCGCGTCCCCCGTCTCCCCG cagcacagcgCTGTCCCTGATGTCCCGGCCACCTTCCTCTCCAGAATGGCCCAGCTGAGCCCAGGGCTGGCTCCTGgctccagcccttcccagggAGTGCCGGTGGCGGGCACCCAGCCGGGCCCACTGGTGGTCCCCAAGGCAGAGCGGCTGTCCCCTATGTCGGCCTGTG GCAGCGACTGGCCCAAGCCCGGCCAGGCTTCCCCAGGACCCACTGCGGCGCTGGGCACTGGCATCTCCCTGCACCACTCTGCGTCCCGTCGGGGCAGGCCTGAGGCCAGCAAG ATGGAGAGCCGCCGCATCACCCACATCTCCGCCGAGCAGAAGAGACGCTTCAACATCAAGCTGGGCTTCGACACGCTGCGCAGCCTGGTGAGCACGCTGAGCGCCCAGCCCAGCATCAAG GTCAGCAAGGCCACCACCTTGCAGAAGACAGCCGAGTACATCGgcaagctgcagcaggagcgggcagctctgcaggacgAGGCGCAGCGGCTGCGGGAGCAGATCGAGGAGCTCAACAGCTCCATCAA CctgtgccaggagcagctgccGGCCACAGGGGTGCCCATCACACGCCAGCGCTTCGACCAGATGCGCGGCATGTTCGACGAGTACGTCCGCTCCTCCACGCTGCAGAACTGGAAGTTCTGGATC TTCAGTATCATCATCCAGCCCCTCTTTGAGTCTTTCAACGGCATGGTCTCCACAGCCAGCATGGAGACCCTCACCCAGACATCTCTCGCCTGGCTGGACCAGCACTGCTCCCTCCCAGCGCTTCGGCCGA CCGTCCTGAGCTCCCTCCGGCAGCTGAGCATTTCCACCTCCATCCTGAGCGACCCGGCCTGCGTCCCCGAGCAGGCGACGCGGGCGGTGGCGGGGATGGaccgcggcggcggctcctcctAA
- the MLXIPL gene encoding carbohydrate-responsive element-binding protein isoform X5 → MAGAPVGLPGPFPEPPVGPCSDSDSDSEDAAVGGAGPGTGAQNPSQVIHSGHFMVSSPHSDSLPRRRHHHCAEPRPADPRSIDPTLTRLFECMSLEYSGKLVSPKWKNFKGLRLLCRDKIRLNNAIWRAWYIQYVERRKNPVCGFITPLEGSEADEHRKPEAVVLEGNYWKRRIEVVMREYHKWRIYYKKRLRKSTREGEISSPKRDEDVWRPTEKWCNQLFCNVVPMLLGDEEEEPGGRQHFDLDTFLSDISDTLFTMTQMPSAHQELPEDAYVGNADMIQPDLAPLQPSLDDMEISDICTSQRPLPSQTQPGYQELPCFVPMAEPLFGGGGSLMGARGLPSSPEAPLPPGTLLQPGSASQLSLHGTFLAPELPLAPLRPEPPTTAPSGLSPQLQHKPLLQYGLPGKCLSLELPGPPYAPPVPSPQVPLLGPDPLFSPASAPRSKFPYTSSPSPSLLAHPISPLSAPCFAPHAPALGYAAGIVSPGYPGPDAPQLLPPALLGDPRFAPAKGLPQGGGGRLKVKPGGTKAKRLPGPPVSPHLAVPDPCLSQLLSAAKKELALDAPHPMGAGLTPASPVSPHSAVPDVPATFLSRMAQLSPGLAPGSSPSQGVPVAGTQPGPLVVPKAERLSPMSACGSDWPKPGQASPGPTAALGTGISLHHSASRRGRPEASKMESRRITHISAEQKRRFNIKLGFDTLRSLVSTLSAQPSIKVSKATTLQKTAEYIGKLQQERAALQDEAQRLREQIEELNSSINLCQEQLPATGVPITRQRFDQMRGMFDEYVRSSTLQNWKFWIFSIIIQPLFESFNGMVSTASMETLTQTSLAWLDQHCSLPALRPTVLSSLRQLSISTSILSDPACVPEQATRAVAGMDRGGGSS, encoded by the exons ATGGCTGGAGCTCCGGTGGGGCTCCCAGGACCCTTCCCGGAGCCCCCAGTTGGGCCATGCTCCGACTCTGACTCGGACTCCGAAGATGCGGCCGTGGGTGGCGCAGGACCAGGCACCGGAGCACAGAACCCCTCCCAGGTCATCCACAGTGGCCACTTCATGGTGTCGTCCCCGCACAGTGACTCGCTGCCCCGCCGGCGCCACCACCACTGCGCCGAGCCCCGACCGGCTGATCCCAGGAGCATCGACCCGACCCTCACCCGGCTCTTCGAGTGCATGAGCCTGGAGTACAG TGGGAAGCTGGTGTCTCCAAAGTGGAAGAATTTCAAGGGGCTGCGGCTGCTTTGCCGGGATAAAATTCGTCTCAACAACGCTATCTGGAGAGCGTGGTACATCCAGT ATGTGGAGCGAAGGAAGAACCCTGTGTGCGGCTTCATCACCCCGCTGGAGGGGTCGGAGGCTGATGAGCACCGAAAACCAGAG GCTGTCGTGCTGGAGGGCAACTACTGGAAACGCCGCATCGAGGTGGTGATGAGGGAGTACCACAAGTGGAGGATCTACTACAAGAAGCGG CTCCGAAAGTCCACCCGGGAGGGAGAGATCTCCAGCCCAAAGCGG GACGAGGATGTCTGGAGGCCAACGGAGAAATGGTGCAACCAGCTCTTCTGCAACGTGGTGCCCATGCTGCTTGGcgatgaggaagaggagccGGGGGGTAGGCAGCACTTCGACTTGGACACCTTCCTCTCAGACATCTCTGACACCCTCTTCACCATGACACAGATGCCCAGTGCCCACCAGGAGCTCCCTGAGGATG CGTATGTTGGGAACGCTGACATGATACAGCCGGACTTGGCAccgctgcagcccagcctggaTGATATGGAGATCTCGG ATATATGCACCAGCCAGCGGCCACTGCCATCACAGACACAACCGGGCTACCAGGAGCTGCCCTGCTTCGTGCCCATGGCCGAGCCCCTGTTCGGTGGTGGGGGGTCCCTGATGGGTGCGCGGGggctccccagcagccctgaggccccgctcccccctgGCACCCTCCTCCAG CCTGGCAGTGCCTCCCAGCTCAGCCTCCATGGCACCTTCCTGGCCCCTGAGCTCCCCCTGGCACCCCTGCGCCCCGAGccccccaccacagcccccaGTGGCCTCAGCCCCCAGCTTCAACACAAGCCCCTGCTGCAGTACGGCCTCCCCGGCAAGTGCCTCAGCCTGGAGCTGCCGGGACCCCCCTATGCCCCCCCCGTCCCATCCCCACAGGTGCCGCTGCTGGGCCCAGACCCCCTGTTCTCCCCCGCCTCAGCCCCCCGCTCCAAGTTCCCCTACACCAGCTCACCCAGCCCCTCGCTCCTCGCTCACCCCATCTCCCCCCTCTCGGCGCCCTGCTTTGCCCCCCACGCCCCGGCACTGGGCTACGCCGCAGGCATAGTGTCCCCGGGGTACCCCGGCCCCGAtgccccccagctcctgccccctgccctgctgggcGACCCCAGGTTCGCCCCTGCCAAGGGGCTGCCCcagggcgggggcgggcggctgAAGGTGAAGCCCGGTGGCACCAAGGCGAAAAGGCTGCCAGGACCCCCCGTGTCACCCCACCTGGCAGTGCCCGACCCCTGCCTGAGCCAGCTGCTGAGCGCAG CCAAGAAGGAGCTGGCCCTGGATGCCCCACACCCGATGGGCGCAGGACTCACCCCCGCGTCCCCCGTCTCCCCG cacagcgCTGTCCCTGATGTCCCGGCCACCTTCCTCTCCAGAATGGCCCAGCTGAGCCCAGGGCTGGCTCCTGgctccagcccttcccagggAGTGCCGGTGGCGGGCACCCAGCCGGGCCCACTGGTGGTCCCCAAGGCAGAGCGGCTGTCCCCTATGTCGGCCTGTG GCAGCGACTGGCCCAAGCCCGGCCAGGCTTCCCCAGGACCCACTGCGGCGCTGGGCACTGGCATCTCCCTGCACCACTCTGCGTCCCGTCGGGGCAGGCCTGAGGCCAGCAAG ATGGAGAGCCGCCGCATCACCCACATCTCCGCCGAGCAGAAGAGACGCTTCAACATCAAGCTGGGCTTCGACACGCTGCGCAGCCTGGTGAGCACGCTGAGCGCCCAGCCCAGCATCAAG GTCAGCAAGGCCACCACCTTGCAGAAGACAGCCGAGTACATCGgcaagctgcagcaggagcgggcagctctgcaggacgAGGCGCAGCGGCTGCGGGAGCAGATCGAGGAGCTCAACAGCTCCATCAA CctgtgccaggagcagctgccGGCCACAGGGGTGCCCATCACACGCCAGCGCTTCGACCAGATGCGCGGCATGTTCGACGAGTACGTCCGCTCCTCCACGCTGCAGAACTGGAAGTTCTGGATC TTCAGTATCATCATCCAGCCCCTCTTTGAGTCTTTCAACGGCATGGTCTCCACAGCCAGCATGGAGACCCTCACCCAGACATCTCTCGCCTGGCTGGACCAGCACTGCTCCCTCCCAGCGCTTCGGCCGA CCGTCCTGAGCTCCCTCCGGCAGCTGAGCATTTCCACCTCCATCCTGAGCGACCCGGCCTGCGTCCCCGAGCAGGCGACGCGGGCGGTGGCGGGGATGGaccgcggcggcggctcctcctAA